From the Quercus lobata isolate SW786 chromosome 6, ValleyOak3.0 Primary Assembly, whole genome shotgun sequence genome, one window contains:
- the LOC115994424 gene encoding 14-3-3-like protein GF14 kappa isoform X1 translates to MASSLSREQYVYLAKLAEQAERYEEMVQYMENLVTGSTPVSELTVEERNLLSVAYKNVIGSLRAAWRIVSSIEQKEEGRKNEEHVSLVKQYRSKVEAELSEICAGILRLLESHLVPSASTGESKVFYLKMKGDYHRYLAEFKVGDERKAAAEDTMHSYKAAQDIALTDLAPTHPIRLGLALNFSVFYYEILNSSEKACNMAKQAFEEAIAELDTLGEESYKDSTLIMQLLRDNLTLWTSDMQEQIDEA, encoded by the exons ATGGCTTCCTCACTGAGCAGAGAGCAGTACGTGTACCTGGCGAAGCTGGCGGAGCAAGCCGAGCGCTACGAAGAAATGGTACAGTACATGGAGAATCTGGTCACCGGATCGACGCCGGTGTCGGAGCTCACCGTGGAGGAGCGGAACCTCCTATCGGTGGCGTACAAGAACGTGATCGGCTCGCTCAGAGCCGCTTGGCGCATCGTGTCTTCGATCgagcaaaaagaagaagggCGCAAGAACGAGGAGCACGTGTCGCTCGTCAAGCAGTACCGCTCCAAGGTCGAGGCGGAGCTATCGGAGATCTGCGCCGGAATTCTCAGGCTGCTCGAGTCGCACCTGGTGCCTTCTGCTTCCACCGGCGAGTCCAAGGTCTTCTATCTGAAGATGAAAGGAGATTATCACCGCTATTTGGCTGAGTTCAAGGTCGGCGATGAGAGGAAAGCCGCCGCCGAGGACACTATGCACTCTTACAAGGCGGCtcag GATATTGCACTCACTGATCTTGCTCCAACACACCCTATAAGGCTGGGGCTGGCACTTAACTTCTCAGTTTTTTACTACGAGATCCTCAATTCATCGGAGAAAGCATGTAACATGGCAAAACAG GCATTCGAGGAAGCTATTGCTGAGCTGGACACATTGGGTGAGGAGTCCTACAAGGACAGCACTCTCATCATGCAATTGCTGAGGGACAACCTCACTCTTTGGACTTCAGATATGCAG GAGCAGATAGATGAGGCATAA
- the LOC115994424 gene encoding 14-3-3-like protein GF14 kappa isoform X2, with the protein MASSLSREQYVYLAKLAEQAERYEEMVQYMENLVTGSTPVSELTVEERNLLSVAYKNVIGSLRAAWRIVSSIEQKEEGRKNEEHVSLVKQYRSKVEAELSEICAGILRLLESHLVPSASTGESKVFYLKMKGDYHRYLAEFKVGDERKAAAEDTMHSYKAAQDIALTDLAPTHPIRLGLALNFSVFYYEILNSSEKACNMAKQAFEEAIAELDTLGEESYKDSTLIMQLLRDNLTLWTSDMQIDEA; encoded by the exons ATGGCTTCCTCACTGAGCAGAGAGCAGTACGTGTACCTGGCGAAGCTGGCGGAGCAAGCCGAGCGCTACGAAGAAATGGTACAGTACATGGAGAATCTGGTCACCGGATCGACGCCGGTGTCGGAGCTCACCGTGGAGGAGCGGAACCTCCTATCGGTGGCGTACAAGAACGTGATCGGCTCGCTCAGAGCCGCTTGGCGCATCGTGTCTTCGATCgagcaaaaagaagaagggCGCAAGAACGAGGAGCACGTGTCGCTCGTCAAGCAGTACCGCTCCAAGGTCGAGGCGGAGCTATCGGAGATCTGCGCCGGAATTCTCAGGCTGCTCGAGTCGCACCTGGTGCCTTCTGCTTCCACCGGCGAGTCCAAGGTCTTCTATCTGAAGATGAAAGGAGATTATCACCGCTATTTGGCTGAGTTCAAGGTCGGCGATGAGAGGAAAGCCGCCGCCGAGGACACTATGCACTCTTACAAGGCGGCtcag GATATTGCACTCACTGATCTTGCTCCAACACACCCTATAAGGCTGGGGCTGGCACTTAACTTCTCAGTTTTTTACTACGAGATCCTCAATTCATCGGAGAAAGCATGTAACATGGCAAAACAG GCATTCGAGGAAGCTATTGCTGAGCTGGACACATTGGGTGAGGAGTCCTACAAGGACAGCACTCTCATCATGCAATTGCTGAGGGACAACCTCACTCTTTGGACTTCAGATATGCAG ATAGATGAGGCATAA